One genomic segment of Candidatus Zixiibacteriota bacterium includes these proteins:
- a CDS encoding LapA family protein, translated as MWVFRSILILIIILIIVGFAVYNTGPVKTVDVDLIWTQRYDVPLITVVFWSFVLGALISLLLFITVYLKLSNQLRESNRTIKGLQNEVTALRNRPIEEAKNLLGKPGDLQE; from the coding sequence ATGTGGGTGTTCAGGTCGATTCTGATCCTCATTATCATTTTGATAATTGTCGGATTTGCCGTTTATAATACCGGCCCGGTCAAGACTGTAGATGTTGACCTGATTTGGACCCAGCGCTACGACGTGCCTCTTATAACGGTGGTATTCTGGTCGTTTGTGCTGGGAGCGCTCATATCGCTTCTGCTCTTCATTACCGTTTATTTAAAACTGTCCAACCAGCTGAGGGAATCTAACCGGACGATAAAGGGGCTTCAGAATGAGGTGACGGCGCTCCGAAACCGGCCGATTGAAGAAGCCAAAAATCTTCTCGGCAAACCGGGGGACCTTCAGGAGTAA
- a CDS encoding CpsD/CapB family tyrosine-protein kinase: MGKDKYLNLVDYYDVESPEASEFRRLLHNLNGLKSPQNKRTILVTSSMVSEGKSLISSFLAITAARHKGRKTLLIDFDLRRPTIHKLFGLSREKGIAEVLLDGAAVRTAVKQTALEKLDILTAGRHLENPSDIINGPIIHKLLEELKFYYELILIDTSPVVPVSDPLILMDEVDGVLLVVKAGSTPRGVITRTTGLLARQKEKILGVVVNNLTHSLPYYYNYNYYGYNYSPTKE; encoded by the coding sequence TTGGGAAAGGATAAGTATCTCAATTTAGTCGATTATTACGATGTTGAATCACCCGAGGCGTCGGAATTCAGGCGGCTTCTGCATAATTTGAACGGTCTTAAGTCCCCCCAGAATAAGAGAACTATCTTGGTTACCTCCTCCATGGTTTCCGAGGGGAAATCCCTGATATCCTCGTTTCTGGCGATAACGGCCGCGCGGCACAAGGGTCGGAAGACACTTCTCATTGATTTCGACCTGCGCCGCCCGACCATCCACAAGCTGTTCGGATTATCTCGAGAAAAAGGGATTGCCGAGGTGCTTCTCGATGGAGCCGCTGTGCGCACAGCGGTCAAGCAGACCGCCCTGGAAAAACTGGACATACTGACAGCCGGAAGACATCTGGAAAATCCCTCCGACATTATAAATGGTCCGATTATTCATAAGCTTCTTGAGGAATTGAAGTTTTATTACGAACTGATACTGATTGACACCTCTCCTGTCGTGCCGGTATCCGACCCGCTGATACTGATGGATGAGGTTGATGGAGTGCTGCTGGTGGTCAAAGCCGGTTCGACTCCACGCGGCGTGATAACCCGCACCACCGGACTTCTCGCCCGCCAGAAGGAAAAGATATTGGGCGTGGTCGTCAATAATTTGACCCATTCTCTGCCGTATTATTATAATTATAATTATTACGGTTACAATTATTCGCCTACCAAAGAATAG
- a CDS encoding SPOR domain-containing protein: MRFFLLLLAVLGGASVTGAADIIELIDFGDLTQARLELNRQVSASRRDGLLILGQALLETEGQKISQLLERASHAGVPPERAEYYYKTKAYLLLADGNFEGLLQVTEEYLGIWEAGQYREQMMFLRALAVEKNGDKAGASKLKEQIIKEGASAQLSNQVRLSQSIELLAKKKFGEAQNFCRRIIKSKDEEFSAAAMYLMASAAIEIGRVDDAIHYYNLLKESYPRAIGLEELADRFQSFEPRSVDQKAETLTGTVYSLQTGVFSQKVNAEALAERMKKYKAPVEIVGKTISGRKYYVVYVGRFRSTDKAMEFRARLEDEEKETYQVVAR, from the coding sequence ATGCGTTTTTTTCTTTTATTACTGGCGGTATTGGGGGGAGCGAGCGTAACCGGGGCGGCCGATATCATTGAACTTATAGACTTCGGCGACTTGACTCAGGCTCGCCTGGAACTCAATCGCCAAGTGTCAGCGTCGCGCCGGGACGGTCTCTTGATACTCGGACAGGCGCTTCTGGAAACGGAAGGGCAGAAAATCTCGCAATTGCTCGAAAGAGCATCGCATGCCGGCGTGCCCCCGGAGCGCGCGGAATATTACTACAAAACAAAAGCCTATTTGCTTCTGGCGGACGGGAATTTCGAAGGATTGCTCCAGGTCACGGAGGAATACCTGGGAATCTGGGAGGCCGGTCAGTACCGGGAGCAGATGATGTTTCTCCGGGCGCTGGCGGTTGAAAAGAACGGGGATAAGGCAGGCGCTTCCAAACTGAAGGAACAGATTATCAAAGAGGGAGCATCGGCGCAGCTGAGCAATCAGGTTCGTTTGAGCCAGTCAATCGAGCTGCTGGCAAAGAAGAAATTCGGAGAGGCGCAAAATTTCTGCCGGAGAATCATTAAGTCGAAAGATGAAGAGTTTTCGGCGGCGGCGATGTACCTGATGGCATCGGCGGCAATCGAAATAGGCAGAGTTGATGACGCCATCCATTACTATAATCTGCTAAAGGAGAGTTATCCCCGTGCTATCGGGCTGGAGGAACTCGCCGACCGGTTTCAAAGTTTTGAACCGAGAAGCGTCGACCAGAAGGCGGAGACACTGACCGGCACCGTCTATTCGCTGCAGACCGGCGTTTTTTCCCAGAAGGTCAACGCCGAGGCGCTTGCCGAGCGGATGAAAAAATATAAGGCGCCGGTGGAAATTGTCGGAAAGACGATCTCCGGCAGGAAATATTACGTGGTCTATGTGGGCCGATTTCGCTCGACGGATAAGGCAATGGAATTCCGCGCCCGTCTTGAAGACGAGGAGAAGGAAACATACCAGGTGGTGGCGCGATGA
- a CDS encoding XrtA system polysaccharide deacetylase has translation MLTNILTVDLEDWFVVENLKENIDFREWDELPSRVVGNTERLLDLFEQHEVRATFFVLGWVADRFPALIDEIASAGHEVACHSYRHLMVKKADKELFRLDTEMAIKAIRNACGIAPIGYRAPSWSIDSTTKWAFEVLADLGFSYDSSLFPIKHDIYGDPSAPNQIFKMKLDNGRVLHEIPASTTKVLGKRLPVCGGGYLRHSPLWYTAGIIKKMNREGQPAVLYVHPWELDTNMPRLKGLSLLQKYRQYGSISTLLRKLNHLLGEFDFCPARDYLETLNRKPIGFER, from the coding sequence GTGCTGACCAATATCCTTACCGTTGACCTGGAAGACTGGTTTGTCGTTGAAAATCTGAAAGAGAATATCGACTTCCGGGAATGGGATGAACTGCCTTCGCGGGTGGTCGGCAATACCGAACGCCTGCTGGACCTTTTTGAACAGCACGAAGTGCGGGCGACCTTTTTTGTTCTAGGTTGGGTCGCCGACCGGTTTCCGGCATTGATAGATGAAATAGCCTCGGCGGGACACGAAGTAGCCTGCCACAGTTATCGCCATCTTATGGTAAAGAAAGCCGACAAAGAGCTATTCCGCCTTGATACCGAGATGGCTATCAAGGCGATACGGAATGCCTGCGGTATTGCGCCGATAGGTTACCGGGCGCCCAGCTGGTCCATTGATTCGACCACCAAGTGGGCATTTGAAGTTCTTGCCGACCTAGGCTTTTCGTATGATTCATCGCTGTTTCCTATCAAGCATGATATCTATGGCGACCCCTCGGCGCCCAATCAGATTTTTAAGATGAAACTCGACAACGGCCGAGTTCTGCACGAGATTCCGGCGTCGACTACTAAGGTGCTGGGAAAGAGGCTCCCTGTCTGCGGCGGCGGCTATCTTCGCCATTCACCTCTCTGGTACACGGCGGGGATTATCAAGAAAATGAATCGCGAGGGACAGCCGGCGGTGCTTTATGTTCATCCCTGGGAGCTGGATACCAATATGCCCCGTCTCAAAGGCCTGAGTCTTCTTCAAAAATATCGTCAATATGGCTCCATTTCCACCCTGCTGCGGAAATTGAATCACCTGCTTGGCGAATTTGATTTCTGCCCGGCCCGCGATTATCTGGAGACTCTTAATCGCAAGCCAATCGGATTTGAGCGATGA
- a CDS encoding tetratricopeptide repeat protein: MDSYRLDSRIVDNEKEYLIQTVNDVRQGVIKTSFFVNGELMDASVMPHSEEMSENEILNLVKTTHGDKKSELEYLLKSYRNILEEGRPEMMFHLGSALFYRRMYPEARQLFQSAVKIRHDYHEAYYFLSQTELMANHIDAAVKAGLKAVEIRPQFADYRNILGEAFMAAGSCRRAVIEFEDAIKLNIYYADAYFNLALAYTLNAVTKEDFNLYTDLTTKTMDLLNKAVLINPDYKTSTFDEAVAALTNGELKRAFALFKGVRDEKKEKQRQGKAAHFHRFLMYTEWLSQSNIDDRIKQLQNEIDRNPSYVDLYYELGACYLHQAKFAWQKSIEQFKKALEINPSLAKAKRSLELSEENYLKLTDAIFDITEKYV, encoded by the coding sequence ATGGACTCTTATCGTTTGGACAGTCGGATAGTAGATAACGAAAAAGAATACTTGATACAGACGGTCAATGATGTTCGCCAGGGGGTGATAAAGACCTCCTTCTTTGTCAATGGGGAGCTGATGGACGCCAGCGTCATGCCTCATTCGGAAGAGATGAGCGAGAATGAGATATTGAATCTGGTTAAGACCACCCATGGTGACAAGAAATCGGAATTGGAATATCTTCTGAAGAGCTACCGCAATATTCTGGAGGAAGGGCGTCCGGAAATGATGTTTCATCTGGGGTCGGCGCTTTTTTATCGCCGGATGTATCCGGAGGCGCGGCAGCTGTTTCAGAGCGCCGTGAAAATCCGCCATGATTATCATGAGGCGTATTATTTTCTTTCCCAGACAGAACTGATGGCAAATCATATCGACGCCGCGGTCAAAGCCGGGTTGAAAGCGGTGGAAATTCGTCCCCAGTTCGCCGATTATCGCAATATCCTGGGAGAAGCGTTTATGGCGGCCGGCTCCTGTCGCCGGGCGGTAATCGAATTTGAAGATGCCATCAAACTGAATATCTATTACGCTGACGCCTATTTCAATCTGGCGCTGGCGTACACCCTGAATGCTGTCACGAAGGAAGACTTCAACCTCTATACCGACCTCACGACCAAAACCATGGATTTGCTGAACAAGGCGGTATTGATAAATCCCGACTACAAGACGTCTACCTTTGACGAAGCGGTAGCGGCCCTGACCAACGGGGAGCTGAAGCGGGCATTTGCGCTGTTTAAAGGGGTGCGCGACGAGAAGAAAGAAAAGCAGCGTCAGGGAAAGGCGGCGCATTTTCATCGCTTCCTGATGTACACCGAGTGGCTTTCGCAGAGCAATATCGACGACCGGATAAAGCAGCTGCAGAATGAAATTGACCGCAATCCCAGCTATGTTGACCTCTACTACGAGCTGGGCGCCTGCTATCTGCATCAGGCGAAATTTGCCTGGCAGAAAAGTATCGAGCAGTTCAAAAAAGCGCTGGAAATAAATCCGAGTCTGGCTAAAGCCAAGCGGTCGCTGGAACTGTCCGAAGAAAACTATCTGAAACTGACCGATGCCATTTTTGATATAACGGAAAAGTATGTCTGA
- a CDS encoding GGDEF domain-containing protein gives NILKKFLGCERILFLRYYKGRLEVNYLHGLIRVDRMAVSFKLTPEIQNHLKKFAYLEKTESLKKILPEASLKAIEALGLWAFFPVFLRENLYGVYFIKTSLPLEDRSLKFLSTALAFNLSAAYHIGIQEQQLKKFEERMRALQSSRDKTTATKAVTVEGGGEYRTEMPRLLRIKNCEKLVPELIAGLRKECGFSKMAFYVSSGKADDVVIGVNWNLSEDTDRLLRGQYGSLLSAIKTDAIVDFKNNNNLSLDAAEAKILKSGSLRYLTSLPWIEDKKALLLWNGDKSPEEVAEKLRRFRQEALPLIENAFHFEKMEALSYTDGLTGIHNFRYFRQRLEEELQRAKRYHRTLALMILDIDNLKSINDKYGHLAGDAILKAFGKILTKSVRAIDVASRYGGDEFCLIIPEADRDKALLFMERFRVKIASEHAAGEGISSDFKFSVSIGAAVYPEDAEDIDELINAADMALLQAKEEGGNLSRIYQPDFRRPGYSR, from the coding sequence CAATATTTTGAAGAAATTTCTTGGATGCGAGCGGATATTATTTCTGCGGTACTATAAAGGTCGTTTGGAGGTAAATTACCTGCACGGGCTAATTAGAGTTGACCGGATGGCGGTATCATTCAAGCTGACGCCGGAGATTCAGAATCATCTGAAGAAGTTTGCCTATCTGGAGAAGACGGAGAGTCTTAAAAAGATACTTCCGGAGGCGTCGCTAAAAGCAATTGAAGCGCTGGGGTTATGGGCGTTTTTCCCGGTTTTCTTGAGAGAGAATCTATACGGGGTTTATTTCATAAAGACTTCTCTGCCGCTGGAAGACCGCTCCTTGAAATTCCTGTCCACGGCGCTGGCATTCAATCTTTCGGCGGCTTATCATATCGGCATCCAGGAACAGCAGCTAAAGAAGTTCGAAGAGCGAATGCGGGCGCTGCAGTCATCGCGGGACAAGACCACCGCCACCAAGGCGGTAACGGTTGAGGGTGGGGGAGAGTATCGGACCGAGATGCCACGTTTGCTCCGGATCAAAAACTGCGAAAAGCTGGTTCCCGAGTTGATTGCAGGACTGCGAAAGGAATGCGGTTTCTCAAAGATGGCGTTTTATGTCTCCTCCGGCAAAGCCGATGACGTGGTGATTGGGGTCAATTGGAATTTGTCCGAAGATACCGACCGCCTCCTGCGCGGACAGTACGGTTCGCTTCTTTCGGCAATAAAGACCGACGCGATTGTCGATTTCAAGAACAACAATAATCTCAGTCTGGATGCGGCAGAAGCAAAAATATTAAAGTCGGGGAGTCTGCGATATCTGACGTCGCTTCCCTGGATTGAAGATAAGAAAGCGCTGCTTCTCTGGAACGGCGACAAATCTCCGGAAGAGGTAGCCGAGAAACTTCGCCGGTTCCGTCAGGAAGCGTTGCCGCTGATTGAAAATGCCTTTCATTTTGAGAAGATGGAAGCTTTGTCTTATACCGATGGCCTGACCGGTATACATAATTTCCGATACTTCCGCCAGCGTCTGGAAGAAGAACTGCAGCGCGCCAAAAGATACCACAGGACGCTGGCTTTGATGATTCTGGATATAGACAACCTGAAGAGCATTAACGACAAATACGGGCATCTTGCCGGCGATGCCATTTTGAAAGCGTTCGGGAAAATATTGACCAAATCGGTGCGGGCCATTGATGTCGCTTCCCGGTACGGCGGTGATGAATTCTGCCTTATAATTCCGGAGGCGGACCGAGACAAGGCGCTGTTGTTTATGGAACGATTCCGGGTTAAAATCGCTTCGGAGCATGCCGCCGGCGAGGGGATTTCCAGCGATTTCAAATTCTCGGTTTCCATTGGAGCGGCTGTCTATCCCGAAGATGCGGAGGATATTGACGAGTTGATTAATGCGGCCGATATGGCGCTTCTGCAAGCCAAAGAGGAGGGGGGGAATCTCTCGCGAATCTATCAACCCGATTTTCGGCGCCCCGGGTATAGCCGTTAA
- a CDS encoding tetratricopeptide repeat protein, which translates to MDSILIIFILALSALLFIYLYYDRFKKEKKGKDLTSYIEGLKALLDGRDEAAFGKFREAVAEDSENIDAYVRIGNILRKYGKTDKALQVHKDLTIRHGLSPDDKRLILRALAEDFLALNDNASALSALRELISIGGDDRWAAERLLELHSRTGDWEAAFEMKERLVKSDGAKSKGALAIYKFLQGEKLYNEKEYHKARLLFKEAINLDAACIPAYIFIGDSYLAENREEDAVEFWKRLIKTVPEASHFVLSRLKRALFDLGKFGEIFTICNEILETSPKNLDARLTLAEYHYKKGEYSDAMDHLSVAIEDHPESYMPILDLAKISLTVGDKKRLSDLINRLEQRREAVENEYHCTRCGYKSRTKKWHCPSCKAVDSFVI; encoded by the coding sequence ATGGACAGTATTCTCATAATATTTATTTTAGCTCTATCGGCTCTTCTCTTCATATATCTTTATTACGACCGCTTCAAAAAAGAGAAGAAGGGCAAGGACCTTACGTCGTACATAGAGGGGCTGAAGGCGTTGCTGGACGGCCGAGATGAGGCCGCTTTCGGCAAGTTCCGGGAGGCGGTCGCGGAAGACAGCGAAAATATCGACGCCTATGTCCGTATCGGCAATATTCTGCGGAAATACGGCAAGACCGATAAGGCGCTTCAGGTGCACAAAGACCTGACCATTCGACATGGGCTTTCACCCGATGATAAACGTCTGATTCTTCGCGCCCTGGCGGAGGATTTCCTGGCGCTGAATGACAATGCCTCGGCTCTCTCGGCTCTTCGGGAATTGATTTCCATAGGCGGCGACGACCGCTGGGCAGCCGAGAGACTTCTGGAGCTGCACTCCCGCACCGGCGACTGGGAAGCGGCTTTTGAAATGAAAGAGCGTCTGGTCAAGAGTGACGGGGCAAAGTCGAAAGGGGCTCTTGCCATTTATAAATTTCTGCAGGGCGAGAAACTTTATAATGAGAAGGAATATCATAAGGCGCGACTTCTTTTCAAGGAAGCGATTAATCTTGATGCCGCCTGTATACCGGCATATATCTTTATCGGCGACTCATATCTTGCCGAGAACCGGGAAGAGGATGCCGTTGAATTCTGGAAGCGGCTGATTAAGACGGTGCCGGAGGCGTCCCACTTCGTTCTGAGTCGTCTGAAAAGGGCGCTCTTTGACCTGGGGAAATTCGGCGAGATATTCACCATCTGTAACGAAATTCTGGAAACCTCGCCAAAGAATCTGGATGCCCGCTTGACGCTGGCGGAATATCATTATAAAAAGGGGGAATACAGCGACGCCATGGACCATCTTTCGGTCGCGATTGAGGACCATCCGGAGTCATATATGCCGATTCTCGACTTAGCCAAGATATCGCTCACCGTGGGGGACAAAAAGCGGCTGAGCGACCTGATAAATCGTCTGGAGCAGCGCCGGGAGGCGGTTGAAAACGAATATCATTGTACTCGCTGCGGATATAAGTCGCGCACCAAGAAGTGGCATTGTCCCTCCTGCAAAGCGGTTGACAGTTTTGTGATCTGA
- a CDS encoding polysaccharide biosynthesis/export family protein, which translates to MTGNFRKKIGLLSAMAALLLFGGMAYGQAYQIGPGDVLEIRFWQDRTLDQVVKVRQDGMISLDIAGEIEAAGLTTQELERRIIRQISRFNSAISQTVVRVVEYNHLRVFVSGQVRTPGKYAFEKMPDLWTIINEAGGATDIGDLSRVMIIRGGSDAGKVEVVNVSALVTSGKRNELPAIRPGDTIEIPATPAGLPARTLTDQMAQRNIFYVMGEILRPGPLSLESNIDLLDGIALAGGPTQYADLKNVTVISKDGTSAQVIQYNLKKYQGSGAPGRYFLRPEDTIVLNRRSRGFLGIDSVTGWLGVLGGLGSVVLIAYQLELFGLGSESGR; encoded by the coding sequence ATGACAGGAAATTTCAGGAAGAAGATCGGGCTGCTTTCGGCGATGGCGGCGCTATTGCTGTTTGGCGGCATGGCATACGGACAGGCCTATCAAATTGGACCGGGCGACGTCCTGGAAATTCGCTTCTGGCAGGACCGTACGCTTGACCAAGTGGTAAAGGTGCGGCAGGATGGAATGATATCGCTTGATATAGCGGGTGAAATCGAAGCCGCGGGACTGACTACGCAGGAACTGGAGCGGCGGATAATCCGGCAAATTTCTCGCTTCAACAGCGCCATCTCCCAGACTGTCGTGCGGGTGGTCGAATACAATCATTTGCGAGTTTTTGTCTCGGGACAGGTCCGGACGCCGGGCAAGTATGCTTTTGAGAAGATGCCGGACCTCTGGACTATCATTAATGAAGCGGGGGGAGCCACTGATATCGGTGATTTAAGCCGGGTGATGATTATCCGGGGCGGCTCTGACGCCGGTAAGGTTGAAGTGGTCAATGTCTCGGCGCTGGTGACATCGGGGAAACGAAATGAGTTGCCGGCAATACGTCCCGGTGATACCATCGAGATTCCAGCGACTCCGGCGGGACTTCCTGCCCGAACCCTGACTGACCAGATGGCCCAGAGGAATATTTTCTATGTCATGGGAGAGATTTTAAGACCGGGACCGCTGTCTCTGGAAAGCAACATCGACCTGCTTGACGGCATTGCCCTGGCGGGAGGCCCGACACAGTATGCCGACCTGAAAAATGTGACAGTTATCTCCAAGGATGGAACATCGGCGCAGGTGATTCAATATAATCTGAAAAAATATCAGGGCAGCGGCGCGCCGGGGCGGTATTTTCTTCGACCGGAGGATACCATTGTGCTTAACCGGCGGAGTCGCGGGTTTCTGGGGATTGACTCGGTAACCGGCTGGCTGGGGGTGCTGGGAGGTCTCGGTTCGGTCGTTCTAATCGCTTACCAGTTGGAGTTGTTTGGTCTGGGAAGCGAAAGCGGGCGATAG
- a CDS encoding DUF362 domain-containing protein: MSARSLVAVLDTSAATVIEDYRRLLHLVGYQSIIKQDQETILKLNLSWTKYFPACSSQPWQLEGVVKTLLEDGYSPKKIIPLENKTVVTDPIKGAKNNCWMPVLKKYGLGFTALTDVGWVKYEFKEKLLRLDRIFPEGIEIPALYPGKQIIHLPTVKTHGHSVTTGAIKNAFGGLLKEVRHYAHKYIHEVLVDLMIMQKELHPSLLAVMDGTVCGDGAGPRTMTPHGKNILLASADSVAIDAVAARLMGFEPMDIPYLRLCHERGLGVADLREIEIKGKDIGGINFGFKTKKSFVIWGDQMLRLGPLRFLEKIALHSPLVFWAPMASNFYHDWLWYPTIGRSIIRKFSRTEWGQLFTQYKQRYQV; this comes from the coding sequence ATGAGCGCGCGAAGCCTGGTGGCGGTTCTGGATACGTCGGCGGCGACAGTAATCGAGGATTATCGCCGGCTACTCCATCTGGTCGGTTATCAGAGCATAATAAAGCAGGACCAAGAGACGATTCTGAAGTTAAATCTTTCCTGGACTAAGTATTTTCCGGCATGCTCATCCCAGCCCTGGCAGCTGGAAGGGGTGGTGAAAACACTTCTGGAAGATGGCTACTCTCCGAAGAAAATTATTCCGCTCGAAAACAAGACCGTGGTAACCGACCCGATAAAAGGGGCGAAGAACAACTGCTGGATGCCGGTATTGAAGAAATACGGATTGGGATTTACGGCGCTGACCGATGTCGGCTGGGTCAAATATGAATTCAAAGAAAAACTTCTTCGGCTGGATAGAATTTTCCCCGAGGGGATAGAGATACCGGCGCTTTATCCCGGTAAGCAGATTATTCATCTGCCAACGGTAAAGACTCACGGTCACTCTGTCACCACCGGCGCCATTAAGAACGCCTTTGGGGGACTCTTAAAAGAAGTTCGCCACTATGCGCATAAATATATACACGAAGTTCTGGTGGATTTGATGATAATGCAGAAAGAGCTGCACCCGTCGCTTCTTGCCGTGATGGATGGCACAGTCTGCGGTGATGGCGCCGGGCCGCGAACCATGACTCCGCACGGGAAGAATATATTGCTGGCTTCGGCCGACTCTGTCGCCATTGACGCCGTGGCGGCGCGCCTGATGGGGTTTGAACCGATGGATATTCCGTACCTACGTCTCTGTCATGAGCGAGGGTTGGGGGTGGCCGACCTGAGAGAAATCGAAATTAAGGGGAAAGATATTGGCGGGATTAATTTCGGCTTTAAGACTAAGAAATCATTTGTAATCTGGGGCGACCAGATGCTTCGGCTGGGACCGCTGCGGTTTCTGGAGAAGATTGCGCTTCATTCGCCTCTGGTATTCTGGGCGCCGATGGCAAGTAACTTCTATCATGATTGGCTTTGGTATCCCACTATCGGACGGTCGATTATAAGGAAGTTCAGCCGGACCGAGTGGGGGCAGCTTTTTACTCAATATAAGCAGCGCTACCAGGTTTAG